The Acipenser ruthenus chromosome 25, fAciRut3.2 maternal haplotype, whole genome shotgun sequence genome has a window encoding:
- the LOC117413613 gene encoding terminal nucleotidyltransferase 5A-like encodes MSSGAVSEQSRRFSVLSWPQVQRLDSILGETVPIHGRGNFPTLSVQPRQIVQVVRNRLQEKGIVVRDVKLNGSAASHALHQDGGLGYKDLDLIFGLELPTDQEFRLVKDVVLDCLLDFLPAGINKDRITPLTLKEVYVQKLVKVCNDTDRWSLISLSNNTGKNVELKFVDSLRRQFEFSVDSFQISLDSLLLFDKCSQTPMSESFHPTILGESMYGDFEEALDHLRNKIIATRSPEEIRGGGLLKYCDLRVRGFRPRSEAEMKSLQRYMCSRFFIDFPDISEQQRKLEAYLQNHFMGMEHKRYDCLVTLHSVVDESTVCLMGHERRQTLNLIATLALRALAEQNAIPTVTNVTCYYQPAPYVRDRNFNNYYIAHLQPCRNTYRTWLPCN; translated from the exons ATGTCCTCCGGTGCTGTGTCGGAGCAGAGCAGGCGGTTCAGCGTGCTGTCTTGGCCGCAGGTGCAGCGGTTGGACTCGATTCTCGGGGAGACTGTTCCTATTCACGGTCGGGGTAATTTCCCCACACTCTCTGTCCAGCCCAGGCAAATTGTGCAG GTGGTGCGTAACCGTCTGCAGGAGAAAGGGATTGTGGTCCGGGATGTGAAGCTGAACGGCTCTGCGGCGAGCCACGCTCTGCACCAGGATGGTGGACTGGGCTACAAGGATCTCGACCTGATCTTCGGCCTGGAGCTGCCGACCGACCAGGAGTTCCGGCTGGTGAAGGACGTGGTCCTGGACTGCCTGCTGGACTTCCTCCCAGCCGGCATCAACAAGGACCGCATCACGCCCCTGACCCTGAAGGAGGTTTACGTGCAGAAACTGGTGAAGGTGTGCAACGACACGGACCGCTGGAGCCTCATCTCGCTCTCCAACAACACGGGCAAGAACGTGGAGCTCAAATTCGTGGACTCCCTGCGCCGGCAGTTTGAGTTCAGCGTGGACTCCTTCCAGATCTCCCTGGACTCCCTCCTGCTGTTTGACAAGTGCTCCCAGACTCCCATGTCCGAGAGCTTCCACCCCACCATACTGGGGGAGAGCATGTACGGGGACTTCGAGGAGGCCCTCGACCACCTGCGCAACAAGATCATTGCTACTCGCAGCCCGGAGGAGATCCGAGGAGGGGGGCTGCTCAAGTACTGCGACCTGCGGGTGAGGGGCTTCCGGCCCCGCTCCGAGGCGGAGATGAAATCCCTCCAGCGGTACATGTGCTCGCGCTTTTTCATAGACTTCCCGGACATCTCGGAGCAGCAGCGCAAGCTGGAGGCTTACCTGCAGAACCACTTCATGGGTATGGAACACAAGCGCTACGACTGCCTTGTGACACTGCACAGCGTGGTCGACGAGAGCACGGTGTGCCTCATGGGCCATGAGCGGCGACAGACTCTGAACCTCATTGCCACGCTGGCCCTCCGTGCCCTGGCGGAGCAGAACGCTATCCCCACTGTGACCAACGTCACGTGTTACTACCAGCCGGCGCCTTATGTCAGGGACAGAAACTTCAACAACTACTACATTGCACACCTGCAGCCCTGCAGGAACACCTACCGGACTTGGCTGCCTTGTAACTAA